GTATTGGTTTTAGCTCATGAAACCAGTAGGCCAACCGCATTCcttgcagggttggggtcaattcaaatTGAAGTCAGTCAATTAAATTCCTAGTCCAGTGAACGAACTGGCATTATTTCTGTAACAACTTCTCAAACTGAGAAGCATTTTTTGGAAAAGTGTCAATGATTGAATTGAAagcacttcctgaattgaccctGGACCTGATTTATGAGGTTTGAATTTGAATGACTTAAATATTTAAATAAAGCTTAACATAGGCCATGTCTGGACATTGCAGTGCATCAACTGGCCAACACTAAATACATTctttaaatgtgttattttattaAGGAAAACGGTGAAAGGGACGAGTTTGCGGTAAAAGCTTGTAGGTACATTTTAAAACTCTTGAGACTGGACGTCGTTGGCATTGCTGCCGTCATCTTTAGGTAGCTTGGTCTTCTTGGGGAGTAACATGGCTTGGATGTTTGGAAGGACACCACCCTCCGATATGGTGACAGCACCCAGCAGCGTGTTCAACTCCTCGTCGTTCCGCACAGCTAGTTGAATGTGCCGTGGAGCAATGCGCGACTTCTTATTGTCACGGGCCGCGTTACCCGACAGCTCCAGGACTTCAGCGCAGAGATACTCCAGTATGGCAGCGAGGTAGACTGCAGCTCCTGTACCAATGCGGGCAGCGTAATGTCCCTTCTTCAGCAGACGGTGAATTCGGCCTACAGGAAACTGGAGACCTGCCCTGACAGAGCGACTCGTGGAAGTCTTCGATTTGGAGACAGCTTTCTTTCCACGACCAGACATCTTGCAGAAACAAAGTACATGTTTTAGTGACTGTTGAAATTATTCAAACATTGCCTCAAGTGCATCGCCAACATACAAGCCCTCCTGGGAAGAGTTGTGGATGCAAAGAAGCTAATGCACCTGCCCTTCAGCTGGTGCCCACTCAATCACTACAATCCCACAGGCACACTATTTACACAGTTAACAGGACTACCAGAACACT
This is a stretch of genomic DNA from Oncorhynchus mykiss isolate Arlee chromosome 7, USDA_OmykA_1.1, whole genome shotgun sequence. It encodes these proteins:
- the LOC110495475 gene encoding late histone H2A.2.2, with the protein product MSGRGKKAVSKSKTSTSRSVRAGLQFPVGRIHRLLKKGHYAARIGTGAAVYLAAILEYLCAEVLELSGNAARDNKKSRIAPRHIQLAVRNDEELNTLLGAVTISEGGVLPNIQAMLLPKKTKLPKDDGSNANDVQSQEF